A genomic window from Solanum dulcamara chromosome 11, daSolDulc1.2, whole genome shotgun sequence includes:
- the LOC129872544 gene encoding probable aquaporin NIP-type: MEAANIFGSQSNTTIGLRSNVALAQKLFAEAIGAYVIIFAWCGSVEMYKLQDDESITFGSISMTWGAVVMVMVYSMAQVSGAHFNPAVTLIFTIFRRLPWKLASLYILAQLTGSILASGTLTLLLDVTSKSYFGTIPVGSNVQSLAIEIIISFLLMFVVCGVSTDDRMIEHLGGLAIGMTIILNVFVAGPISGASMNPARSIGPAIVKQVYKGLWVYIVGPLIGTVAGAFVYTLIRSTDKPLLQLVKVRLVK, from the exons ATGGAAGCAGCCAATATCTTTGGGTCCCAATCTAATACAACCATAGGGCTTCGTTCGAATGTTGCACTTGCACAAAAG TTGTTTGCAGAGGCGATTGGGGCGTACGTGATAATATTTGCATGGTGTGGATCAGTAGAAATGTATAAGCTACAAGATGATGAGAGTATAACGTTTGGCAGTATAAGCATGACATGGGGAGCTGTTGTGATGGTCATGGTTTACTCCATGGCACAAGTTTCTGGAGCTCATTTTAACCCTGCTGTAACTCTCATTTTCACCATCTTTCGTCGACTCCCTTGGAAATTA GCATCTTTATACATACTAGCTCAATTAACAGGGTCGATCCTAGCAAGTGGCACATTAACACTATTGTTAGACGTGACTTCAAAATCTTATTTTGGTACAATTCCAGTTGGATCGAATGTCCAATCTTTGGCTATTGAAATCATCATTTCCTTCCTTCTAATGTTCGTTGTTTGTGGAGTTTCTACCGATGATAGAATG ATAGAACACCTTGGTGGATTAGCAATTGGAATGACAATAATCTTGAACGTCTTTGTTGCCGG GCCAATTTCAGGAGCATCAATGAACCCAGCAAGGAGCATTGGTCCAGCTATAGTTAAGCAAGTCTATAAAGGTCTTTGGGTGTATATTGTTGGGCCACTCATAGGAACTGTGGCTGGAGCATTTGTATACACTTTAATTAGATCCACGGATAAACCACTTCTTCAACTAGTGAAGGTCCGTTTGGTCAAGtaa
- the LOC129874547 gene encoding U-box domain-containing protein 4-like, protein MDVGAGDNYTTANSGDDIPQKASSSSVYETLLLIQSDDLTLKVQAAREIRRLTKTSKRYRRYFSNAVKPLVDMLRSNSFESKEAALLALLNLAVKDERNKLRIINAGALEPIICFLQSENSTLQNHATASLLTLSASSVTKPIISASGVIPRLVDVLRQGSSQAKVDAVIALYNLSTYRGNLNLILQTEPIHFIIDLLKSCKKSSKTAEKCTALIESLVCYEEGRIAVTSEEGGVLAVVEVLESGSLQSREHSVGALLTMCQSDRCKYRETILKEGVIPGLLELTVQGTPKSQTKAQTLLRLLRDDPYPNSELEPDTLENIVSNIICQIDGEEQLGKTREMLAEMVQVSMEQSLRHLQQRALICTPADLSISSFKES, encoded by the exons ATGGACGTTGGAGCCGGCGACAACTACACCACCGCTAACTCCGGCGATGATATTCCTCAAAAGGCGTCGTCTTCCAGCGTTTATGAAACCCTTCTTCTCATTCAATCCGATGACCTCACTTTGAAAGTTCAGGCAGCTAGGGAAATTCGGCGCCTCACCAAGACTTCCAAACGTTACCGCCGTTATTTCTCTAACGCCGTGAAACCCCTAGTTGATATGCTCCGTTCTAATTCTTTTGAGTCTAAGGAAGCCGCTCTACTTGCCCTCCTTAATCTCGCTGTTAAAGATGAAAG AAACAAGTTAAGAATCATCAATGCTGGTGCATTGGAACCCATCATATGCTTTCTTCAATCAGAGAATTCAACTCTACAGAATCATGCAACAGCCTCATTGCTTACATTATCTGCTTCTTCTGTGACAAAGCCCATCATTAGTGCTTCTGGTGTCATTCCTCGACTTGTGGATGTCCTAAGACAAGGAAGCTCACAAGCCAAGGTTGATGCAGTGATTGCTCTTTACAATCTGTCAACTTATCGAGGCAACTTAAACTTGATCCTTCAAACAGAGCCCATACATTTCATTATTGATTTGCTTAAGTCCTGTAAAAAGTCCTCAAAAACTGCTGAGAAATGTACTGCTCTTATAGAATCCTTAGTGtgttatgaggagggtaggatTGCAGTGACATCTGAAGAAGGAGGAGTACTTGCAGTAGTAGAAGTGCTTGAAAGTGGATCTCTTCAAAGCCGAGAACATTCTGTAGGTGCTCTACTAACAATGTGTCAGAGTGACCGCTGTAAATACCGGGAAACAATTCTGAAAGAAGGCGTAATTCCTGGACTTCTTGAGCTGACTGTTCAAGGAACACCTAAGTCTCAAACAAAAGCGCAAACACTTTTGAGGTTGCTCAGAGACGATCCTTATCCTAATTCTGAACTTGAACCTGACACATTGGAGAACATTGTTTCCAATATTATCTGCCAGATAGATGGAGAGGAACAATTAGGAAAAACAAGGGAGATGCTTGCTGAAATGGTACAAGTTAGTATGGAGCAAAGTTTGAGACATTTACAGCAAAGGGCACTGATATGCACTCCAGCTGATTTGTCTATTTCAAGTTTCAAAGAGAGTTAG